Proteins encoded within one genomic window of Candidatus Pseudothioglobus singularis PS1:
- a CDS encoding quaternary amine ABC transporter ATP-binding protein: MPQQNSGSFIEIKNISKIFGNTSKEALDAITKQHISKQVALEEYNSVIGVSDVSFNINPGEIFCVMGLSGSGKSTLVRHINRLLEPTMGQILIDGQDVMALEKQELQDFRNKKIGMVFQNFALMPHRSVIDNIAMPLEIRGVNKNKRYGKANEILNIVELQGWGNKYAHELSGGMQQRVGLARALAADPEILLMDEPFSALDPLIRRQLQKEFIKLSKQLKKTTVFITHDLDEAVKVGHRIAIMRDGMVIQIGTPEEIVMNPEDDYVADFVKGISRLEVVKAKSIMKPVDAFKKEYGAVPKGALNMNENDDLSSLIETSVSSDMPIIINNSNNEEIGIVSQKDLLVAIVEGQDE; this comes from the coding sequence ATGCCTCAACAAAACTCAGGAAGCTTTATTGAAATTAAGAATATCTCTAAGATATTCGGTAATACCTCAAAAGAAGCATTAGATGCAATTACTAAACAACATATTTCAAAGCAAGTTGCTTTAGAAGAATATAACTCAGTAATTGGCGTGTCAGATGTATCCTTTAATATTAATCCAGGAGAGATATTCTGCGTAATGGGCCTTTCTGGAAGTGGAAAATCTACTCTTGTAAGGCATATCAATCGATTATTAGAGCCTACCATGGGTCAAATACTAATTGATGGCCAAGATGTCATGGCTCTTGAAAAACAAGAACTTCAAGATTTTAGAAATAAAAAAATAGGTATGGTTTTTCAAAACTTTGCCTTGATGCCTCATCGATCAGTTATCGACAATATTGCAATGCCCCTAGAGATTAGAGGTGTCAACAAGAATAAGAGATATGGCAAAGCAAATGAAATATTAAACATCGTTGAGTTGCAAGGATGGGGAAATAAGTATGCCCATGAACTCTCTGGTGGAATGCAGCAAAGGGTTGGACTGGCAAGAGCATTAGCAGCTGATCCAGAGATACTTCTAATGGATGAGCCCTTTAGTGCACTGGACCCTCTTATTAGGAGACAACTCCAAAAAGAATTTATAAAATTATCAAAACAGTTAAAGAAGACGACAGTATTTATTACTCATGACCTAGATGAAGCCGTTAAAGTGGGTCATCGTATTGCAATCATGAGAGATGGTATGGTTATCCAGATTGGCACCCCTGAAGAAATAGTTATGAATCCAGAGGATGATTACGTAGCTGATTTCGTCAAAGGGATATCTAGACTAGAAGTCGTAAAAGCTAAATCAATTATGAAGCCAGTTGATGCCTTTAAAAAGGAATACGGGGCAGTTCCTAAGGGCGCTCTAAATATGAATGAAAATGATGACTTAAGTAGCCTGATTGAGACTTCAGTTTCAAGCGACATGCCAATCATAATCAATAATTCGAACAATGAAGAAATAGGTATTGTCTCTCAAAAAGACTTGCTGGTCGCCATTGTAGAGGGCCAAGATGAGTAA
- a CDS encoding glycine betaine ABC transporter substrate-binding protein produces MKMMKKTAIAAVVALSASMTTYAEKVNIGDPGWTGATAIANLLSAVITDKMGGEVELVPGNNTAIYGAIDRSKGEIEVHPDVWLPNQQAYTNDLVPKGTLKLSSKSYEGNQGYCVSQAFAAEMDITSIFDLGRPEVVAAMDSDGNGKGEFWIGADGWASANVNEVKVRDYKLLDAGIEPVRAAEAVKNARVLDSIKKGEGYAFYCYKPHAIWGMADVVMLTEPTHDPAAYKMVQPKEDADWYKNSYVASKDALKNIQIGWGTSLEGKSPAIVEFFNNFQLTSDDVSWLAYEVSVMKRDPADVARDWMSQNEDTVDGWLGL; encoded by the coding sequence ATGAAAATGATGAAGAAAACAGCTATAGCAGCTGTTGTAGCGTTGTCTGCTTCTATGACAACATACGCTGAAAAAGTGAATATTGGCGATCCGGGTTGGACAGGTGCAACAGCTATTGCAAACCTTTTATCTGCAGTTATTACTGACAAAATGGGTGGAGAAGTTGAGCTGGTCCCAGGCAACAATACTGCCATTTATGGAGCAATTGATAGAAGCAAGGGTGAGATTGAAGTTCATCCAGATGTCTGGTTACCTAACCAGCAAGCATATACAAATGATCTAGTTCCTAAGGGCACTCTTAAATTAAGCTCTAAGAGTTACGAAGGAAACCAAGGTTATTGCGTGTCGCAGGCATTCGCTGCAGAAATGGATATTACATCTATTTTTGACTTAGGGCGTCCTGAGGTTGTTGCTGCAATGGATAGTGACGGTAATGGTAAAGGTGAATTTTGGATTGGTGCTGATGGCTGGGCCTCTGCTAATGTAAACGAAGTTAAGGTTAGAGACTATAAGCTTCTTGATGCAGGTATTGAGCCAGTTAGAGCTGCTGAAGCAGTTAAAAATGCACGTGTTCTAGACTCAATTAAAAAGGGTGAAGGTTATGCATTCTATTGCTATAAGCCACACGCTATTTGGGGAATGGCTGATGTAGTAATGCTTACTGAGCCAACTCATGACCCAGCTGCATATAAAATGGTTCAACCTAAAGAAGATGCAGATTGGTATAAAAACTCTTATGTAGCTTCTAAAGATGCTTTAAAGAATATTCAAATTGGTTGGGGAACTTCATTAGAAGGCAAGTCACCAGCAATTGTTGAGTTCTTTAATAATTTCCAACTAACGTCTGATGATGTCTCTTGGTTAGCTTATGAAGTGTCAGTAATGAAAAGAGATCCAGCTGATGTTGCAAGAGACTGGATGTCACAAAATGAAGATACAGTTGATGGCTGGTTAGGTCTATAA
- a CDS encoding alpha/beta fold hydrolase: MKLLSYKKIGKGKPLVLVHGYLGGQDMWKFQEELKDHFELIMPSLPGYGESAFMRAPSTIRDNAVKVFELLDLLGVETFYLLGHSMGGMIVQEMAALFPERVKKLICFGTGSIGVLPNRFETIEESRNKIKEKGIKETRENIAKTWFVDYLLGDGYQLCLDEGAKATTQAALASLDAWDSWDGRGQLDKIQSPTLILWSDKDRSYDLNQQEILKRGIHNSKLEIIKGCAHNSHMEKPELVNKIIKEFLS; this comes from the coding sequence ATGAAACTTTTATCTTATAAAAAAATTGGAAAGGGTAAGCCATTAGTATTAGTTCATGGCTATTTAGGTGGTCAGGATATGTGGAAGTTTCAAGAAGAGCTAAAGGATCACTTTGAGCTAATCATGCCTTCACTCCCTGGTTATGGAGAGAGTGCATTTATGAGAGCACCTTCAACAATCCGTGATAATGCAGTCAAAGTTTTCGAATTATTAGATTTATTAGGAGTAGAAACTTTTTACCTATTGGGTCACTCTATGGGCGGAATGATAGTTCAGGAGATGGCCGCATTATTCCCAGAGAGAGTTAAAAAATTGATCTGCTTTGGAACTGGCTCAATTGGCGTCTTGCCAAATCGATTTGAAACGATCGAGGAATCCAGAAACAAAATCAAAGAAAAGGGAATTAAAGAGACTAGAGAAAATATCGCAAAGACATGGTTTGTTGATTATTTACTAGGTGACGGCTATCAATTGTGTTTGGATGAAGGTGCTAAGGCCACTACTCAGGCAGCTTTGGCAAGCCTTGATGCTTGGGATTCTTGGGATGGGAGAGGGCAGCTAGATAAGATTCAATCACCAACACTAATTCTATGGTCGGACAAGGACCGTTCATATGACTTGAATCAGCAAGAAATACTTAAACGTGGCATTCACAACTCTAAGCTAGAAATTATAAAGGGTTGCGCTCACAACTCTCATATGGAGAAACCTGAGCTAGTTAATAAAATTATTAAAGAGTTCCTCTCTTAA
- a CDS encoding (deoxy)nucleoside triphosphate pyrophosphohydrolase: MKATHVVAAIIKKNNHYLIAKRNRDKYMGLMWEFPGGKVEGSETFEEALSREILEELNVSITIHNKIAEEKYKDDEIDIVLHYFVCTINQGELILSEHEAIEWVVKEDFDQYDFVAGDGNITSQL, translated from the coding sequence ATGAAAGCTACTCATGTTGTTGCTGCAATAATTAAAAAAAACAACCATTACCTTATAGCTAAAAGAAATCGAGACAAATATATGGGTCTCATGTGGGAGTTCCCTGGTGGTAAGGTTGAAGGGTCTGAAACCTTTGAAGAGGCTCTGTCTAGGGAAATTCTTGAAGAGCTCAATGTCTCTATCACTATTCACAACAAAATAGCTGAAGAAAAATATAAAGATGACGAAATTGACATTGTCTTGCATTACTTTGTCTGCACTATAAATCAAGGGGAATTGATACTCTCTGAACACGAAGCAATCGAATGGGTCGTAAAAGAAGATTTTGATCAATACGACTTTGTTGCAGGAGATGGGAATATTACTTCACAACTATAA
- a CDS encoding surface-adhesin E family protein: MKKISLLLISLFVSLGAHSEWTNVLPGNNASLYIDFETLEEKDGFIYWWYMDTWSTGSEKTYAQGDCNLKGFKVNKRSRFPFPMGEGEGVEKEVVSAWEYYAPNSGFDVLLSFICEMSRLSSEEKAERIEVLNKRNEEFERQRKEALNMKNSTQVTNSNSSYVKAITTKIKSSWKYDKADTNWSCNVQINQAMNGAIEGVKILGCDVGSIEDSSAAKSKSQAFGNSIRRAVFKSSPLPLPQNQADFKKKLIIKFSAN, encoded by the coding sequence ATGAAAAAAATATCACTATTATTAATCTCTCTTTTCGTCTCTCTTGGTGCCCATTCTGAGTGGACAAATGTCTTACCAGGAAATAATGCTTCTTTGTATATAGATTTTGAAACGTTAGAGGAGAAGGATGGTTTTATCTATTGGTGGTATATGGACACATGGAGCACTGGAAGTGAGAAGACTTATGCACAAGGCGATTGCAACTTAAAGGGATTTAAAGTCAATAAGCGCTCCAGATTTCCTTTTCCTATGGGTGAAGGAGAAGGGGTTGAGAAAGAAGTAGTGAGCGCCTGGGAATATTACGCACCTAACAGTGGCTTTGATGTTTTATTGAGTTTCATTTGTGAAATGTCTAGGCTGTCTTCAGAAGAAAAAGCAGAGCGTATAGAGGTTTTAAATAAAAGAAATGAAGAGTTTGAAAGGCAAAGAAAAGAGGCTCTGAATATGAAAAATTCCACTCAAGTCACTAATAGCAATTCTTCCTATGTCAAAGCAATTACTACAAAAATAAAATCCTCTTGGAAGTACGATAAGGCCGATACGAATTGGAGTTGTAACGTCCAAATAAACCAAGCAATGAACGGCGCAATAGAGGGTGTCAAAATTTTAGGGTGTGATGTTGGCAGTATTGAGGACTCCTCAGCGGCAAAAAGTAAATCGCAAGCCTTTGGTAACTCTATCAGAAGAGCGGTTTTTAAATCTTCCCCGCTCCCACTTCCTCAAAATCAAGCAGATTTCAAAAAAAAACTCATTATCAAATTTAGTGCCAACTAG
- a CDS encoding thermonuclease family protein, whose product MKKIFLVIALCLGAFIVQAATVYGTVTVSKVISVYDGDTFRVNIDSLPPLVGKNIPIRLKGVDTPEIQGKCQYERDLALKARDFVRSKLANAKEIRLQELHRGKYFRIVADVIVDGMSLEKELLENELAYKYSGGKKSSWCN is encoded by the coding sequence ATGAAAAAAATATTTCTAGTTATTGCTCTTTGCCTTGGAGCTTTTATCGTTCAAGCCGCCACTGTATATGGCACAGTAACAGTATCAAAAGTGATCAGCGTCTATGATGGAGATACTTTTAGAGTAAATATAGACTCCCTGCCCCCTTTAGTAGGCAAAAACATACCTATTCGGCTAAAGGGTGTAGATACTCCTGAAATACAAGGAAAGTGTCAATATGAGAGAGATTTAGCCCTCAAGGCGAGAGATTTCGTCAGAAGTAAACTCGCGAATGCAAAAGAGATTAGACTGCAGGAGCTTCATAGAGGCAAGTACTTTAGAATTGTTGCTGATGTAATAGTAGATGGAATGAGCCTAGAAAAAGAACTTCTTGAAAATGAATTAGCTTATAAATACAGTGGTGGTAAAAAATCAAGCTGGTGTAATTGA